Genomic DNA from Bacterioplanes sanyensis:
TTCAAAGGCATCCTGACCGTCGAAGTGGACGGCGAGCAGGTGGCTTGGAGCTCTCACAACCAGTGGAAAAACGAAGTACAAACCTTCGAGCAAAAAATCGCACCACTGTACGATGAATACGCCGCGACCCCGATTGAAGAGCTGATTCACAACGAAGAAGCGATGCAAACCGGTCAGCGCCTGTTCAAGAGTAACTGCTCTGTGTGTCACGGCACTACCGCCAAAGGCGCACGTGGCTTCCCGAACCTGACTGACGACGATTGGTTGTACGGCGGCACACCAGCCAACATCGTGCAAACCATTGCTCAGGGCCGTCAGGCGGTAATGCCACCTTGGCAAGCGGTGTTGGGCGATGATGGTGTAGCGGATATGACGCAATACGTGCGCAGTCTGTCTGGGCTTGAGCACGATGCGACTGCAGCTCAACGTGCAGCGCCTAAGTACCAGCAAAACTGCATGGTGTGCCACGGCACCGAAGGCAAGGGCAACCAGCTGTTGGGCGCGCCTAACCTGACCGATGACATTTGGCTGTACGGCGGTTCCACCAAAGACATCACCTTCACACTGAAGAATGGTCGCAACGGTCGTATGCCAAATTTCAGCGAAATCTGGGATACCAACACCGAGCAGAAGATCCATGTAGTCTCAGCCTACGTTTATTCTCTGTCACAGCAGAAGTAACGTTGGGCACTCAAGAATTAGCACTCTTGAGTTAGGACAACAAACCCGAAAAAAGCGGCTTTCATAGCCGCTTTTTTCGTTAAAACCGCCCGCTCAACACTATATAATCAATGCGTTATATAGAGAGCGTTACCCGCCCTACCGGACGCACAAAACGCCCGCATCTGCAGCCAAGCCGACAAGGTGATTCGTTGTTATGAGTGATGAAATTCCGGTTAAAAATGTCACCCCCGAACCTCAGTCCATGTACCAAAAGCGCGAGAAGATCTACGTGCGCGAAATCCATGGCCTGTTCCAGAAAATTCGCACCTACTCTTTGTGGGCGTTAATGCTGGCCTACTATGGCACCGCTTGGATCAATTGGGGCGACCGCCAGGCAGTGCTGTTTGATTTGCCTGCGCGCCAGTTTCATATTTTTGGCGCTACTTTCTGGCCGCAAGACTTCATTCTGCTGTCAACACTGCTGATCATCTGCGCCTATGGATTGTTCACCATCACCAACATGGCCGGTCGTATCTGGTGCGGCTATACCTGCCCGCAATCGGCCTGGTCGTTTATCTTTATGTGGATTGAAGAGCGCGTCGAAGGCTCGCGCAACCAGCGCATAAAACTGGACAAAGAACCGCTGAGCGCACGCAAGCTGCAAAAAAAAGCCATCAAACACCTATCTTGGCTGGTCATCTCGGTGTGGACTGGCGTTACCTTTGTTGGTTATTTCACTCCGATTCGTGAGCTAGTGCCCGATTTATTGGCCTTTAGCATTGGTGGCTGGGCGGCGTTTTGGATCATGTTTTTTACCGTCGCCACCTACATCAATGCTGGCTGGATGCGCGAGCAGGTGTGCATCTACATGTGCCCTTATGCACGCTTCCAATCGGTCATGTACGACCGCGACACCTTGGCCGTGTCTTACGATTACAACCGCGGTGAACCACGCGGCAAGCGCAGCAAAAAAGCCAGCGACGTAGAGCAGCAATCACAACTGGGCGATTGCGTCGACTGTTCTCTGTGCGTTCAAGTGTGCCCCACTGGCATTGATATTCGAGACGGCCTGCAGTATCAGTGCATCGGTTGCGCCCTGTGCATCGACGCCTGTGATTCCATTATGGAAAAGCTCGATAAACCCAAAGGCCTGATCCGCTACACCACCGAAAACGAGCTGGAAGGGCAAACCACACACTTTGTCCGCCCTCGCCTGATTGGTTACGCCACTTTGCTGTTGGTGATGATATCTGGTTTCTCCTACGCCATGATGACGCGCACACCGTTTGAGCTCGACATTGAGCGAGACCGCGGCAGCCTTTATCAGGTCACCCCCAATGACACGGTAGAAAACTATTACACCGTAAAAATGATGAACATGACGCAACAAGCACAAACCTACCTGCTGTCCGTTGAGGGCATCGACGGCGTCAACATGGACATCGACAGTGAATATCAAATCGCCGTCAATAAAGTCGAAGAGTTGTCGCTGACGTTGGAGGTGGACCCAGCCGCCGCTGGGCTGGATGCCAGCAAGACGCTGATCGAGTTTGTGGTGGTGGATAAAGCCACTGGCAAAGAGGTGGCACGCGAAGAAAGTCGCTTCATTGCGCCACGGCAATAACCACGCTCACTGACACTTTGTCGCTGGAGCAGCGCCGCCCAAATGTTTAAACTTGGGCGGTTTTTTTATGGCGATGGTTCGCCATTGCTGTCCACGTTCCCACTGCACTGAGTTCATTATGAAGTCCGAGCCTCAAGAAACCGCTAAGCCCTGGTATAAAGAACCGTTAATGTTGCTGGTCCTCGGCATTCCATTTCTCGCAGTCATCTGGGGCGGCGTCATACTGAGCCTGGCACTGAGTACCAAAGATTCGCTGGTCAGCGACAGCTATTACAAAGACGGCGTGAGCTACACCGAAAACCAAGAAGCCTTCCAGGCAGCCAGTCGCCTACAAGCACAGGCCGATCTGATATTCACCAACGACGAAGTACGCCTTCAACTGCGCGGCTACTTTGACGAAAAGCCCAATACCCTGCAGCTGCAGTTGATTCACCCGACGCTGGAAGATCGTGACCTGACGGTATTCCTGCAGAAAATGACCGACGGCAGTTACGCCGGTGTGAATGATATGGAACTGCCTGACCGTCGCCGCTTGTGGCTGTCTAGCCCAGAGCAAGGCTGGCAAATTCGCAGCACCGAACTGATCATGCCCGAACAAACTGTGACCCTTAGCTATCAATGAGCACGGTGGCACTGCAAGCCTGCTTTCATTGCGGAGAAAGCACCAACGAAGGTCAGCGCTGGGCCACGGAAATTGACGGTCAGATCCAGCCCATGTGCTGCCCAGGTTGCAAAGCCATTGCCGAAACCATTGTCGCCAGTGGCTTAAAGGATTATTACAAACACCGCACCGATTTGCCCGAGCTGTCGCCAGCAGAGTTCGATAATCAAGACTTAACCGCCCGCGACACGCTAAAAATCTACGACTCCGATGCCATGCAGCGCCATTTTGTCGTCGCTGATGGTCAGCAGCATGAAGCCACCCTGATCATTGACGGCATCAGTTGTGCCGCCTGCGGCTGGCTGATTGAGCATCGCCTAAAGCAACTCGACGGAGTCGTGCAGGCCAACCTTAACCTGTCGACTCATCGCTTAACCCTGCGCTGGGATAACCAAGTTCAGCCGCTGTCTAGCCTGATGGAGGCCATTGTCCGCCTTGGCTACAAGGCCGCTCCGTTTTCCGCCACTGAGCAAGAAGCGCAGCGCAATCGCGAAAGCCGCCAGGCCATACGCCGTCTCGCTGTTGCTGGCATCGGCATGATGCAGGTGATGATGATATCAGTGCCGATCTACGTCGGCATGGAATTGCAGTACGAGAACTTCATGCGCTTTGCAGCCATGCTGCTGACCTTTCCTGTGGTACTGTTTAGCGCCAAACCGTTTTTTGACGCCGCCATTCGCGACCTCAAAACCCGTCACCTGACCATGGACGTACCCGTCTCGCTGGCGATCTTACTGGCCTTTACCGCCAGCATCTGGAGCACCTTCAACCAGGGAATGGAGATCTACTTCGACTCCGTATGCATGTTCACCTTCTTTTTGCTACTCGGGCGCTTTTTTGAAATGCGCGCCCGCCATCGCATGGGCAAGGCAGGCAATAACTTAATGACGTTACTGCCCACCATAGCGCTGCGCATTCAGAACGGGCAGGAAGAAATTATCTCCACCAGCGAGATCGAGCCTAACGACGTCTTGCAGCTCAAGCCAGGGCAAGCCATTCCCGCCGATGGCGTGGTGTTAACCGGTCGCAGCTCGGTCGATGAGGCTGCACTCACGGGTGAATATTTGCCGGTCAGCAAACAGCCTGGTGATGATGTCATTGGCGGCACCTTTAATGTCGAAAGCCCCATGACCATGCGCGTGACCGCCACCGGCGCCAAGGCGCAGCTGTCGACCATCATGCGTTTGATGGACCGGGCGCAACAAGATAAGCCCGCCATTGCCCTTATCGCCGACAAGGTCGCCAGTTATTTTGTGTTAGCGGTGTTGATTGTGTCTGCTGCGGTGGCCGGTTATTGGTGGCCGCAAGGGGCTGAACATGCCTTTTTCGTGGCGTTATCCGTATTGGTGGTGACCTGCCCCTGTGCGTTGTCGTTGGCGACGCCTACAGCACTCACCGCCGCCACGGCATCGCTGCGTGAAGATGGCCTGCTGATCAGCAAAGGTCATGTGCTGGAAACCATGACCAAAATTTCGCGAGTGGTGTTTGATAAAACCGGCACCCTAACACTGGGCCGACTGACACTGGAGCAGTGTCAAACCGTTGCTGATCACAGCGAAGACCTGTGCCTGCAGGTGATTGCAGGGCTGGAGCGTTACTCGCCCCATCCCATTGCCCATGCCTTTCAGCACATCGAAGGGCTGGCGCTAGAAGACGTCGAGCAGCGCCCCGGCGAGGGTATTCTCGGGCGCCGGCAGCAACACGAGTGGCGCTTTGGCCATAGCCAGTTTGCCTGCGGCCAGCCATTAACACCGCCGTCGCAGGCTACCGGTCAGTGGCTACTGCTCAGTTGTGACCTGCAACCGCAAGCTTGGGTGCGCTTGGACGACAGTGTGCGTAAATCATCGAAGCCACTGGTCGATGGGCTAAAAGCTCGTGGCATTGAGGTCGCGCTGCTAACCGGCGACCCCAGCCCCAGCGGCATGAAATTGGCGCAACAGTTGGGTATCGATGATGTGCGCATTGGCCAGTCTCCAGAAGACAAATTAACCTCAGTGCGCGCTTGGCAACAGCAAGGTGAGCGGGTGTTAATGGTCGGTGATGGTATCAACGATGTGCCGGTATTGGCCGGCGCCGACCTTTCGCTGGCCGTCAATGAAGCCAGTGATTTGGCCAAAACCAACGCCGACTGCATTCTCACCAACGGCCACCTGGACGTGATTCTGCAGGCGCTGAATCGCGCACAAAAAACACGCAGCATTATCCGCCAGAACATTGGTTGGGCACTGGGCTATAACCTTGTCGCTCTGCCGGTTGCCGCTGCTGGATTGGTTCCCCCTTGGGCGGCGGCCATTGGTATGTCGCTCAGCTCGCTTTTAGTCGTCACCAATGCCATGCGCTTGGCGCGACGTTCACGAGGCTAAACATGGACATCATTTACGCTCTGGTGCCGCTATCTTTGGTATTGCTTAGCGTCGCCATTGGTATTTTCTTCTGGGCTGTACGCAGCGGTCAGTTTGACGACATGGATTCTCCAGCCCACAAGATTTTATTTGACGACGACGAGTCAGATCCTACCCCAGAGGACAGAGACAAACCGCGTGACTGAACCGCTTTCACTACTCACCGCCGTTTTACTGGGCTTGTTCGGTGCCAGTCATTGCCTGGTGATGTGCGGCGGCATCGCTGCCTCAATGGGCACGCGCATGCAGCATCACCGTTGGCTCGGCGCCTTAGTTTTTAACGGCGGCCGTATTACCAGCTACGCCATGGCGGGCGCGCTGGTTGGTGCCCTGGGGCTGTGGCTGCAAAGCCAACACCAAGGCTTTATGGTCGCACTGCGTTTGTTTGCTGGCGTGTTGTTGATTTTGATGGGGCTGTACATCGCCCGCTGGGCCACGTGGCTGACGCGACTGGAGCAGTTGGGTCAACACTTGTGGCGCCACCTTCAACCGCTGACCAAACCTCTGCTGGGCAGCCACGAGCTGATGGATCGTTGGTTGCTGGGCATGCTGTGGGGCTGGTTGCCGTGCGGTTTGATTTACAGCACCCTCAGTTGGGTGGCGGCCAACGGCAACCCGGTGGACGGCGCTGCCGCGATGCTGGCGTTTGGCTTAGGCACTTTACCCGCCATGTTCACCAGTACTTTGGCGGCTTCAGCTTTGATCAACCTGATCAGCAAACAGTGGGTGCGCTCTCTTTCGGGCCTGTTACTCATCGCTTACGGTGCTTGGACTATCCTTGGGGTTTTACCGCTAGACAATGCTCATTGAAGCGGCCATTAAGTAGGCCATTGAGTCGGCTATTGAGTTGACCGGTTAGCCGGCCACCGAGCCTTTATTCAATAGCCCAAGCAGGGTTATACAAGGTTCGTATAACCTGCTTATAAAGCCGTTGTTGTACAAAATAGGCTGTTCCACGTTTGTCCGAAAACTGCCTGTGATTTGCTTGACAGTAACGGTTCTCGGACCGAACATTGGCAGCATTATCATTAACCAATCCATCAGGATTGAACGCAATCTTGAGGCACCTCTTTATGAAACCGTCCCTCGTCTCCAACACCCCTCTGCGCGGCACCCAACCTCACTGCCAA
This window encodes:
- the ccoP gene encoding cytochrome-c oxidase, cbb3-type subunit III, which codes for MLDSFWQGWILVITLGSIIGCGVLIQYTSRGQRKEETDETTGHDYDGIEELDNPLPRWWVMMFWSTIVFAVAYMGVYGFGNFKGILTVEVDGEQVAWSSHNQWKNEVQTFEQKIAPLYDEYAATPIEELIHNEEAMQTGQRLFKSNCSVCHGTTAKGARGFPNLTDDDWLYGGTPANIVQTIAQGRQAVMPPWQAVLGDDGVADMTQYVRSLSGLEHDATAAQRAAPKYQQNCMVCHGTEGKGNQLLGAPNLTDDIWLYGGSTKDITFTLKNGRNGRMPNFSEIWDTNTEQKIHVVSAYVYSLSQQK
- the ccoG gene encoding cytochrome c oxidase accessory protein CcoG, with protein sequence MSDEIPVKNVTPEPQSMYQKREKIYVREIHGLFQKIRTYSLWALMLAYYGTAWINWGDRQAVLFDLPARQFHIFGATFWPQDFILLSTLLIICAYGLFTITNMAGRIWCGYTCPQSAWSFIFMWIEERVEGSRNQRIKLDKEPLSARKLQKKAIKHLSWLVISVWTGVTFVGYFTPIRELVPDLLAFSIGGWAAFWIMFFTVATYINAGWMREQVCIYMCPYARFQSVMYDRDTLAVSYDYNRGEPRGKRSKKASDVEQQSQLGDCVDCSLCVQVCPTGIDIRDGLQYQCIGCALCIDACDSIMEKLDKPKGLIRYTTENELEGQTTHFVRPRLIGYATLLLVMISGFSYAMMTRTPFELDIERDRGSLYQVTPNDTVENYYTVKMMNMTQQAQTYLLSVEGIDGVNMDIDSEYQIAVNKVEELSLTLEVDPAAAGLDASKTLIEFVVVDKATGKEVAREESRFIAPRQ
- a CDS encoding FixH family protein, with the protein product MKSEPQETAKPWYKEPLMLLVLGIPFLAVIWGGVILSLALSTKDSLVSDSYYKDGVSYTENQEAFQAASRLQAQADLIFTNDEVRLQLRGYFDEKPNTLQLQLIHPTLEDRDLTVFLQKMTDGSYAGVNDMELPDRRRLWLSSPEQGWQIRSTELIMPEQTVTLSYQ
- a CDS encoding heavy metal translocating P-type ATPase; the protein is MALQACFHCGESTNEGQRWATEIDGQIQPMCCPGCKAIAETIVASGLKDYYKHRTDLPELSPAEFDNQDLTARDTLKIYDSDAMQRHFVVADGQQHEATLIIDGISCAACGWLIEHRLKQLDGVVQANLNLSTHRLTLRWDNQVQPLSSLMEAIVRLGYKAAPFSATEQEAQRNRESRQAIRRLAVAGIGMMQVMMISVPIYVGMELQYENFMRFAAMLLTFPVVLFSAKPFFDAAIRDLKTRHLTMDVPVSLAILLAFTASIWSTFNQGMEIYFDSVCMFTFFLLLGRFFEMRARHRMGKAGNNLMTLLPTIALRIQNGQEEIISTSEIEPNDVLQLKPGQAIPADGVVLTGRSSVDEAALTGEYLPVSKQPGDDVIGGTFNVESPMTMRVTATGAKAQLSTIMRLMDRAQQDKPAIALIADKVASYFVLAVLIVSAAVAGYWWPQGAEHAFFVALSVLVVTCPCALSLATPTALTAATASLREDGLLISKGHVLETMTKISRVVFDKTGTLTLGRLTLEQCQTVADHSEDLCLQVIAGLERYSPHPIAHAFQHIEGLALEDVEQRPGEGILGRRQQHEWRFGHSQFACGQPLTPPSQATGQWLLLSCDLQPQAWVRLDDSVRKSSKPLVDGLKARGIEVALLTGDPSPSGMKLAQQLGIDDVRIGQSPEDKLTSVRAWQQQGERVLMVGDGINDVPVLAGADLSLAVNEASDLAKTNADCILTNGHLDVILQALNRAQKTRSIIRQNIGWALGYNLVALPVAAAGLVPPWAAAIGMSLSSLLVVTNAMRLARRSRG
- the ccoS gene encoding cbb3-type cytochrome oxidase assembly protein CcoS — protein: MDIIYALVPLSLVLLSVAIGIFFWAVRSGQFDDMDSPAHKILFDDDESDPTPEDRDKPRD
- a CDS encoding sulfite exporter TauE/SafE family protein, coding for MTEPLSLLTAVLLGLFGASHCLVMCGGIAASMGTRMQHHRWLGALVFNGGRITSYAMAGALVGALGLWLQSQHQGFMVALRLFAGVLLILMGLYIARWATWLTRLEQLGQHLWRHLQPLTKPLLGSHELMDRWLLGMLWGWLPCGLIYSTLSWVAANGNPVDGAAAMLAFGLGTLPAMFTSTLAASALINLISKQWVRSLSGLLLIAYGAWTILGVLPLDNAH